A section of the Humulus lupulus chromosome 2, drHumLupu1.1, whole genome shotgun sequence genome encodes:
- the LOC133815195 gene encoding uncharacterized protein LOC133815195, protein MVAVKDMFKSKIDKASFAALKFSIKVSHDLLFDSPLKVHWAKYVWERFFVPKHRFVFWLAMMQRLCTRMFIQKYDSSIDPSCLFCGDYSEDVHRLFFQCKYSRQCLVQVKEWLGWKVKTEEYGRLLHWIGKTRRWSRFRKSTLTEVIASLIYHIWRVRNDILWSQKVWSIDHTVQAVQRDIRLRIYTLISSKAKSLDKDWFQGICQNT, encoded by the coding sequence atggtggctgttaaggatATGTTTAAATCTAAAATTGATAAGGCATCTTTTGCAGCACTGAAGTTCAGTATCAAAGTAAGTCATGATTTGTTGTTTGATTCTCCTCTCAAAGTGCACTGGGCAAAGTATGTTTGGGAGAGGTTTTTTGTACCAAAACACAGATTTGTCTTCTGGTTAGCCATGATGCAGAGATTGTGCACCAGAATGTTCATTCAAAAGTATGATTCCTCCATTGATCCATCATGCTTATTTTGTGGAGATTATAGTGAAGATGTGCATCGCCTATTTTTTCAATGCAAATATAGTAGACAATGTCTAGTACAGGTGAAAGAATGGCTGGGTTGGAAAGTTAAAACAGAGGAATATGGACGCTTGCTGCATTGGATTGGGAAAACTAGGAGATGGAGCAGGTTTCGGAAAAGCACTTTGACAGAAGTTATTGCTTCTTTGATTTATCATATTTGGAGAGTGAGAAATGACATTCTGTGGTCACAAAAGGTTTGGTCCATAGATCATACAGTCCAAGCAGTACAAAGGGATATAAGATTGAGGATATACACCTTAATTTCAAGCAAAGCAAAGTCCTTAGATAAAGATTGGTTTCAGGGAATTTGTCAAAATACTTAA